DNA sequence from the Coffea arabica cultivar ET-39 chromosome 11c, Coffea Arabica ET-39 HiFi, whole genome shotgun sequence genome:
CAATTAAGTGATGATCATAGAGTAATAATGAACAAGACATCCcaaaatacaagaaagaaacaaagaaaaaaaaatctatatacATGCATGCTTGTGGTAACCCTCCCCATAATAGAAGACTTTATTGATGAAGAGACAGTAAAACAATTGCCCAGAATACAAGCATGTGATGCACCCCATCATTGAGAACACCACTAGCTATAGTTTCAATCAGGGACGTTTGCAAATTGCTCTAATCCCTCCAAGAGAGCCTCGACCACTTTTTACAAGACCGTATATGCCCACAACCTGTTGCTATATTAAAGGGTCTAGTTGAGCTATTAACATCTAACAAACATCAAGTCTAAATAACATGTTCTATATGATTAAAGaagtagaattttttttttttaaaaaaaagggataactttagaaacctcccctgaggtttgtgACTATTTCATTGGCCTCcctccaaattttgaaaattacactaacctctctTGAGGTTTATTATCTTGGAACATTTAGGTCCAACcaataattaaaaagtgatattaggAGGGAGAAGATAACATGATTCCACCATTGCCTCTCATTtactaaattgtttaattataatttaaaaccaactcaaacattaaagaaaatattaaaatttgttgTTTATCATCAGGGATTAAATCATATATGGTAtaaaaaatagtatatcatttTATATATTTCACTTAATATAAGATCCAAATTGTTCTTTTCAATTACAAACTCATTGTCAAACATGATcaataataaataatcaaaaaaatttataaccaaaatattacaaagatCGAACTTTAATACCATAAAAATCTCAGCAACTATCCTTAATATATTGACAAGAACATCTATGATGTTAAAGTTTGTTTTCTGTAATATTTTGGTtccaaattttttgattttttgttgttgATCATATTTGGCAATGGGTATATAACTGAAAAGAGTAATTTAGATCTTatattaaatgaaaaaaatataaaatgatgtaaatatatatatatatatttgatgttagATGTGATTTGATCTGTAATGATAAACAacaaattttagtatttttctttaatatgtGGGTtgatattaaattaattaaataatgcaGTAGATGAGGGACAATGATAAAATTATactattttctctctcctaatatcactttttaattattgATTGGGTCTAAATGTTACAAGATAATTAATTTCAATGGAGGCTAGTATAATTTTCGAAACTTAGAGGGTGGCCAATGAAATagtcaaaaacctcaagggaggtttctgaaattatcccaaaaaaggaaaaagcaaacCTTGATAAGCACAAAGGGACGAAAACCACCAAAGAAAGCATGTTTTGCTTGTGTAGTCCACATTACAGCACTGAGATGGAACAATGCTGCAAAACTCTCTAACATCTAAAACAAAAGGACAATGGAAATAGACACAGTCCTTCCTAGCTGCCAGGTTACTAAGACTTGACGTAAGATATTTGGCAATTATGCATACAAGTTTAAGCTAAAAACGTAGCCAGTGGTCAAATTCCTTGATGAGAATGTACGATTTCATGTTGAAATGCAGACAAAAGAAGTTTGGCTATTTGACCTAACATATAGGAAGAAGATGATTTTTCCTCACAAGCATGATACCTAATTTTTTGAAGTACTGCAGTCATGACTGCCAAAATTTCTTCAGAATATACTAgttctaacccaaaaaaaaaaaaaggatagagagaggaaaagaaacatAAAAATAGAAGGTGGTTAAAAAAAAGATATGTAAGTAGGTAAAAACACTATGCATACGATAAACCAACTTGAGCTCATGTTCTGAAAAAGGTAAAAACATTGTGTCAAATGAATTTAAGTCCCATTTGGATTACtatttttttggagtttttataGAGAAATGTACTGTAgcgatttaatatatgtgaaacaaaaaaaattgattgaaaaatgtgtttacgaAAACGTAAATAATTTTGGGAGAAAAATGACAATTCAAATAATTAGTAAATGTGCATGACAATGTTTTGATTCTGAAAAAGAGCTAATTTGACTTTAGATTTTCCGATGTCATAAATAAATATTTCTAGTTGCCTCGATGTTGCTTCGTTTGGAGTAAATGTTTTTGGGAGTGTTTTTCAAAACCATTATTGTagctgtatatatatatatatatatatatatatatatatatatatataaattactgTAGATGTTTCTAGGGGTATTTTTAGAGGTGTTTTGggttttaaaatatattttggagtattttaataatttacaacttttttgaaatttaaaaaaaaaattttacacaaCCCCTGCCCGCCACTCCCTCCTTTCTCTTTCGcccccctctctctccctctttctctccctctcctcctcccctcactttcctcctcctccacccTCTTTCCTCTCCCTTCTCCCCTCTCCTCTCCCCCCCCCACTCGCAATACAAAAATTGTGACTCCAGCCACGACCTCTTGGTCGCGACCAGGAAGGTCGCGATCAGCGAAGGGGATGAGGGATTGGGGGGttggaaaagggaaaagagaaagGAGGAGGGAGAGGAGGAAGGAGAAGGGGAGCGAGAGAGGGAGAAGGGGGAGGAGAGAGAAGGGAGTGTCATGGTGGTGGTGGTAGTGACGGTGGTAATGGAGAGTGATAGATGGTGGTAGTGGGCAATCTgtggaagaagaaagagagagtttttttattttttaatgtaTTTGAGATGTATTGCGTGTAATTGAAATGTATTGTAATTTTGAATTGTTTTAGAATTTATTACTGTAGAATTTCAAAAAACTGTTAAATCCAAATGAAGTTTAGATTTGCAAATGTATAGTCATTCTGATTGGAATCTAGTGTAACTTTTGTTGTTCATGTTATTAGACCAAGAAACGACCAACAAATTAATACCAAacagtcaaaagaagaaaaaaaaaacttttagttTTATACTATGAGATTCTTTtaggtttttgtttttttatagaTTATAGAACTTAGCAATTTTCCTCATAATTATTTGTTAAATGTCATTAAGATTTCCTTTCGAAATAAATATCATTAAAATTAACTAATGTGAAATTACCAAAACACCCCAAACGATCGTCACCTCCCAGCCACTCTCTCCCTCACCAACCTTTCAACTCTCTACTGCACAttcaaaaaaaaccaaaaaggcaCACCAAAGCTTCTTTCACTCTCCGGAAATTGACACACACAACACACAACACACACTACTCATGCCTCTCTTCACCTCCAAATTCAACCTTTTCTTCTAAATCCTACAAATTTTCCCAAACATTTTGTGGAATAAATAgaaccattcattcatttcaagtTATTGAAATGGCTTCCACCGCTGTCACCCATGTCCTGAACCCGGATACGGATACTTCCACGACCACTCCGCTGCTCCGCCCGCGTCAGGCGGAGGCGAACCATGGCCGACCCGGAACAGCTCCACTGGCTGTTCTACTCGGTCGGGTCACGGGTCGACGTGGAGCTTCCATGCTGGTCCGGGAAACGGCAGCTCGGCAGCTGGAGGAGCGCCGCGCCGACTGGGGCTACTCGAAACCGGTGGTGGCGTTGGATATAATGTGGAATTTGGCGTTTGTGTTTGTTTCGATAGTTATGGTTTTATGTACTGTGAAGGAGAGGGAGAATGTGCCCATTAGGGTTTGGATATGTGGATATGCTCTGCAGTGTTTGGTCCATGTGGCGTTAGTTTGGATTGAGTATAGGCGGAGGAATAGGAGGGGAAATTGGGGGAACAGTAGGTGGAGAGGGTATTCGGAGAATGGTGGTGGAGGGGATGGGGGAAATGGGGAAATTGAGGAGGATGAGGAGGGAAATGGTGCTGGAGCTTTGGGGCAATCGAACCGGTCAacgtaagttttttttttttcatttaagtTAAGTTTTACTGGTTTTTCTTTTTAGCTCGATTGGATTTTAAAGTTTGGAACTTTAACATGTGGTTGTTTTTTAAGGTTGGAAATGTTATATTTACAGGTTTATATGAATAATATTGATAGTGGATTATGAAGTATGAAGCCTCCACATTATGTCTCTCTGTTTAATTGTTTCTGGTTGATGAGTTTGGACTATAAAATTCATAGCTTGAAATGGATAATTGCGCGCGGCAAAGTTAATAAAATTGGAACTTATATCCTTAAATTTTGTACGTGTGTATGTGAGAGTGTGCGTGTTTGTCTGTTGTCCAAAAGGCTGTAGCTTTATTTTGTGTGTTAAAAGTTGGAGTATCATGATAGATAGCTTGAAAGGGATAATTCGGTACACGGCTTAGTTAACACAGATTCCAAGAATGGAGCTGTAACATTTTGTTTCTGTATGAGGTTTTGTTGTACTTTATGCTATTGGTTAGAATTGGAATGTTGCAATTTATAGTTTGATATGCTTGACAATGCGCATGTTTTAGTCTATTTGTTAAGTTCAACTTCGAGGTATGAAAGCTTGAAGGATGTGTTTTTAAGGGTTGTAGCTTTATTTTTCCATGTCCAGGTGTCAAGTGGAATAGTTTATACCTTGACGTTTTATGGGAAACTCTAGTTGCTTATGACTTGTGTTAAAAGCTGAATTGTGTGGACTTTGGAGCTTTAGCTTTGTGTTTGTAGGATTTGGAAGTCAGAAATAATTGAGTCACTTATGCCCATTACATTGTGATTGAATGGGAGAATGGAAGTTTGTAACTTGGCATATGCAATTATGCATGTGTGTATCTCTGGACATTATGTTATCTTTTGCGAGAGATTATAGTTCCATTTAACTCATACTACATGCTGACTTGTTCTCTTTTTTGGTAGTTGGATATAAAGTTTGTTGCTTTAGATTCTAGTGCACGGGAGTTTTGGAATATAGTGGATTGAGGTTATTGATAAATATAAAAGCTTAAGTGACTAATTGTTGAAATATTTTAGTGATGCATAGGAACTCTTGGTTTATGTTGTCATGATGCCACAACCTACTTCTGTTGTTTCCAGAGTGTGTATTTTCCAGCCTTGACTTGCCAAGAAGTTTTGCCATATGCCCTAGAAGCACAAACTTTTGGCTCTAATGAAACTCTAAATTGTCTTGGAAGTTTCTAAGGGTGATTTTATGCCTTAGACTGACTATTGTTTGTCATTTTTGTTGGTTTGGGCTGTCTTCTTTTATTGGAAAGTTTGTTTTATCACTATTGGAGAAAAGCGAAGATGCCTTCTTGACTGCTTGTTTTTTTGTGCATAATCCAGTTGCATTAAACGATGTGAATCTGTAAACACAATGGCATCCTTTCTATGGTGGATAATTGGCTTTTACTGGGTAGTCTCTGGAGGCGAAGTTCTTATGCAGGGGGCCCCCCGTCTGTACTGGTATGCCTTTATCCAATTGCATTtcagattttctttttgtttattttatctaGATAACTGCTCAAGGTTGTTGATatagtttataaatgtaaattaaGCTTCTCATTTTTGCCTTATGATACAGTTATTTTGCTTGTTTATATAACATGCTTGTGAGTCTAGATTGTGGTGACAAGATTGCCATCTCTGCATGTTGAATTATATGTTTGATGAtttccttttcttgtcattACTGAATTTTTATATCCATTTTTTCTTGTCCTGattaaaattgaaagaaaatataaaatattcataACTTCCTTCTACAGACAATATTGTTTGGAGTGTTTTCCATAATAATGGTTACTAAAGAAAATTACCCCTCCCCCTTCTGCCCAcagaaaaaaacaaataaaaaagattAGAAAGAACAGAAGAAAGAACCAAAAATCTCTAAACAGCTAGTTTTGAATTGAAATGGCACTTGCTGACAacatttaaaaaatgaattcgGACAAATTTACTTTGGTCTCCTAAAATTagattaattattattttcctAGACAAAGCCTTACCATTGACCAGCTGTATGTTTTCATGTTACTCATGGAGCATCAGTTACTGTATTTTCTATATCAGCTTTTTCAATGTCTACAAATTTTTTGACATATGGTTCTTTATTGTCTTTTTTCTTCAAACGAATGTTTTCTGCTAAAAGCATTTTGTTCTTTATTCTCTGTTTtcttcaaatgaattttttctgCTAAAAGCATTTGTTAGATTCTGAGTATAATGCTGCTAATTTGTTGAGTATAAGGTcagaaatcaatttttttaaagcTCACCCTCCCTATATTACGGCTCCTGTCACTAGCTGTATTCGAGAGTTTGTTGGCTACTATAAACTGTTTCTTTTTATGTCAATTAAAGCTTGCATCTACAGCCggtaaaaattttttatctttcatttttcttcttcaactCAGCATTGAGAAACGATTTCAATTAAAACTGGCAGATATAGATCATGAgaattctggttttgagcaTTGCAGGTTGGCGGTTGTATTTCTGGCATTTGATGTGTTCTTTGCCATCTTTTGTGTGGTTTTGGCATGCCTGATAGGACTTGCCCTGTGTTGCTGCTTGCCTTGCATCATAGCAATTCTTTATGCGGTTGCTGGGCAGGTAAGTCTCAAAAATCTCAATGCAGTCACCACAGGCAATGTAGACACACTCAGTTTGATGGTAAGCCTGTTGATAATAGATTGCTAACTTCAACTTTTGTTCAAACACACAGGACGGTGCATCTGATGCTGATCTAAGTATGCTTCCTAAGTACAGGTTTGAAATATCTATGGATGAGGATAAGCCTAGTGGATCTGGTAAAATGGTCCCTATTCAATCGAGCGGTGGATATTTGGCTCTTGAACGTAATCTTTTACCTGAGGATGCAGTAAGTGACCACTCTTTTGGAAATGCTAAAGCTGGTTCTCTTCCTAATGCGTAAACCTGTCGTGGTTGTCTGAAGTTTTTGTCTGTAAATCCCATTGTAGAAGTCCAATTTCATTGGAATGTTCTATTTTACTGCCCTGAACCATAAAAAAGCAGATTGGAAAGTCAGCATACATATTATGAAATTTCCATCCATCCATAGACCTGTCTATTATCTTGACCTAGATTTACCAAGTCTTATGGTTTTATGAGGCCTCTATGCTCTGAGTTTGTTAAAGCAGCTTGTGGCTATGGGCATCATGATACAATATGCTAATAAAAAATGCTGTATgaataaaataagataaatattaaaaataaatcTTGCTCCATAACTGCGCTCATACTCTCAATGCATTGCAGTTTCACCTTGATTGCTTTTGGTCTTGACCTTTTGGCTTCCTTCTGCTTGTTCCTAGGAATGCTGTATCTGTCTTACTGCATACGATGATGGGGCAGATCTCCAAGCTCTTCCTTGCAACCATCATTTCCACGAACCTTGTATAGTGAAATGGCTTAAGATGAATGCAACATGTCCTCTCTGCAAGTACAACATTCTGAAGGGTACTGAGCAGGTTTAGAACGAGGCAGAATAGACAAGTTGATATAGGTTCTTCTATCTGCTGTCAGTCAGTGTTTATATGTACAGCGATATGAAGGCTGGAAGAAACAGCTTTCAAATACCTTTTAAGAGAACAAGATGTATCATTTGTTTGTTGAGTTTCTGTCATGTATTCGGCCTCTTAGATTTCTTTTGGCAATTTGTGTTCCCTTGCAATTGAGTTATTTAAAGCTCATTGGTAGTAGATATGAATCAAGAAGTTTCCAGCCATGTAAATATTCAGTCAAAGTTACTTTGCAGTTGATGTTGTTTAAAGTTTCCCTGGTAGTAGGTATGAATTAAAAAGCTTCCAGCCTTGTAAATATTCAGTTAAAAGTTGCTACTCTGCAGTTGATCCTTCAGATACAAAGGTGGTTGGAGATGCATGTAGTATGTAGTGGTCGACTCTGATGCTGTGGGCTTTTAGGTGAACTGGAATTGTTCTTCTGTGTTTCTTGGTTTGTTTTTTGATTGATTGGCAGCTAGTTGGCTTGTGTACAATTCCTACAACGCTAGTTTATCATAGCCTTTTAAATATTAACTAAACTACATAAACACAAGCTCTGTGGGCTGCTTACTTCCAATCTTCCTtccaaggagaaaaagaaaaagaaaaataaaaaaaacgttGAATTTCAATCttcatttgttcatttcctCTTTAATTCGTCCTTCCCTAATATAAGAATGTCCAAAGAAGAagaattaaggggaaaaaaaaggaaatggaagGGACTTGTCCTTCGTGTGGTTTTACAAGGCATGCCCCTGATGCTTGTAGTGTGTTTAGAGTTTAAAACCTTTCCTGGACAGGATGAGGGATTGGCAACCCGCTTAAGACAATGCTTACCGTGTTATTTCTCATGTTATCATTCGACTTAAAAGTCTACTAtgttgaaaaaatatataaagaataaattattattttttttttttggctttgagCATCCGGTATCTCCACCTCAGTGTGACTAATCCAGATCCGACCAAATGAGTGAGTCTGATTCTTACTAAGGGACGAAGGTTTGTCCAAAACTCTTCAATGCACCACATGTAGGTTTTGAACTTGTAATTTCCTGTTGGCATTAACTAACCGCTTATCAAATCGCCCAAGTTCATAGGCTAATTCAACATGAATAAGAAAGATTTTAGCaacttcttttattattttaatttttgctaTAGTAAATACTATAgagaagatatatatatatatatatatatatatatatatatatatatatatatatatatataataaagggCAATAATACTTATCGTACATAATTTCATCAATAAAAGGGTAATAACATTATTAaactcaatctttttttttccctaacaAAGTATGGATGGAGTGGGGAGCAAGTATACTTTCAAAGTTTTAGATTCGTGAAGTGTGACTACTCCCAAAATTTAGGAGAgcaaagtgatttttttttatggtaTCAATCTATTAAAACAATTTGAtgggtttctttttttctttttctttttttttttagatctaCCTAGCTAGATTTGATCAGAGAGGAAAACAAGTGAAGTGAAAAATTGCTTTGTCAAATTCTTAGAAGATTATTCCTTATCGCGCTAAACAAATTTGTTGGTTAGATCCATTTTCGATGTGGAATATATATATTagtttaaactttaaacaaaAGGATTTCCTAAAAATTCTTCACTTGCCTTAAATGGAAATTAAGCTACAATCCATGATCTCTACATCATGAAATTTTACGTGAAAGAAAGTGTAACTAAAAATAGGTTTTTCTGaaaagatgattttttttttttttcataatagcAGCAAGCTGTCTTTTGAATGACATGTCTATAACGCAAACACAAGCTTCATTACCGAATTACTGTGCTCTTGCATTAGAAGAAAAGcagctagaaaaattatcttatTGAGTATATGTAATCCTCTCAGATAACTAGGGCTCCATTTGGATTggcttatttttcaaaaataagtttttaaATACGATACTATAGtaatacaaacaaaaataactcaaaaaacatctcattcatataatatatcaaaaacaattcACCAATATAcacaaaaaaagattttttttaaaaaaaataaattttacaacATTTTTCACCTATCGCCACCACCCCTCCCTCCTTTCTCCTCCcccttcctcttcctcctcctcctcctcactTTTCCCCTTCCTCGCCATCCCCTGACCCTCCCTTCTCTCCCTTGATCTAGTCACGACCAGATCGCGACCTTCTGGTTGCGATCTAGTCACGGCCTTTGGTCATGACCGGAGGCCTCAACCAAATCGAGGGGATGGAGGGAAAGGGGAGGGAAGGAGGAAAAGGGAGGGGGTGTGGCAGTGGTAGGTAGGGGTGGTGTTGGTGGTGGTTGTAGTTGTAGATCATAGTATTAATTTATAAAAAGTACcctaaaatattttattaaaagGTGCTCTAAAATATATTCAAAAAATCCCTCCAAAAAACATCACAAAAACCatttacagtaaaagttttttatataTACGGCTATAGTAGTTATTACACCTAACCTGACTTAATAGTTGAATCGGTTGGCCTGGTGAACCAAGCATCGAGCTGGGTTGGGTTTCTAGTTTGATTGGACAAAGAATTGACCTGATCAAAGAATTGACCCGATCAAACCCATTGACCTACTGGTTCAAACAGGAATTCGTCCATTTTttcaagggataattg
Encoded proteins:
- the LOC113717737 gene encoding E3 ubiquitin protein ligase RIE1, producing the protein MASTAVTHVLNPDTDTSTTTPLLRPRQAEANHGRPGTAPLAVLLGRVTGRRGASMLVRETAARQLEERRADWGYSKPVVALDIMWNLAFVFVSIVMVLCTVKERENVPIRVWICGYALQCLVHVALVWIEYRRRNRRGNWGNSRWRGYSENGGGGDGGNGEIEEDEEGNGAGALGQSNRSTCIKRCESVNTMASFLWWIIGFYWVVSGGEVLMQGAPRLYWLAVVFLAFDVFFAIFCVVLACLIGLALCCCLPCIIAILYAVAGQDGASDADLSMLPKYRFEISMDEDKPSGSGKMVPIQSSGGYLALERNLLPEDAECCICLTAYDDGADLQALPCNHHFHEPCIVKWLKMNATCPLCKYNILKGTEQV